Proteins encoded in a region of the Pieris napi chromosome 5, ilPieNapi1.2, whole genome shotgun sequence genome:
- the LOC125049541 gene encoding 15-hydroxyprostaglandin dehydrogenase [NAD(+)]-like: MDIKNKVAVITGGAIGIGYEIADRFLQKGACVVVLLDINEKNGDAAAKKLASKHGNNRAVFYKCDVTTDLEAVWMNIVKKYPSIDILVNNAGFLNDKLAKKTIDINVTALIEWSLKYWEHSRTDKSGKGGTIINLASIYGYRVDQFLPVYQASKFAVMGFTKSLGHAYNFKRSGVRVMAICPGFTHTNLVEEVHTFDEVIKKDVKAFLKEQLWQNVDSVGNAVVDVVEKAASGTAWLIEGGKPIKEV; this comes from the coding sequence AtggatattaaaaataaagtagcTGTGATTACTGGAGGTGCTATAGGCATCGGCTATGAAATAGCCGATAGGTTCCTTCAAAAAGGTGCATGCGTAGTAGTTTTGTTAGatataaacgaaaaaaatGGTGATGCTGCTGCTAAGAAGCTGGCCTCAAAGCATGGAAATAACCGAGCTGTGTTCTACAAATGCGATGTTACAACTGATTTAGAAGCGGTTTGGATGAATATCGTCAAGAAATATCCTTCCATCGACATACTTGTCAATAACGCTGGATTTCTAAATGATAAACTAGCGAAAAAGACGATAGATATTAACGTAACAGCATTGATTGAATGGTCTTTGAAATATTGGGAGCACAGTCGCACAGACAAATCGGGTAAAGGTGGAACAATTATAAACCTGGCTTCCATATACGGGTATAGAGTGGACCAGTTCTTGCCTGTGTATCAAGCATCAAAATTTGCTGTTATGGGCTTCACAAAGTCCTTGGGACACGCATACAACTTCAAGCGATCCGGAGTGAGGGTAATGGCAATTTGCCCTGGTTTTACGCACACTAACCTTGTCGAAGAAGTGCATACGTTTGATGaggttataaaaaaagacGTAAAGGCATTTCTAAAGGAACAACTCTGGCAAAATGTGGATTCTGTTGGAAATGCAGTCGTTGATGTGGTTGAAAAGGCAGCAAGCGGTACAGCTTGGTTAATAGAAGGTGGGAAACCTATAAAAGAGGTGTAA
- the LOC125049708 gene encoding uncharacterized protein LOC125049708, producing MLSGLKYPMNSIRKPVSATEPKKNLKAQWESLKKFTIKESAAARQYMIQTGGGPAKPKSDDPLFTRILGLISTVAVGLENPYDCDNFILKENETLATVKIPDVSGIFVPNTTVTKSTPLDLDINAANFTCDNDKSQGDCAADWGDYTPKMLQSQKSAPLRAQSVQPVVQPAKSTPLALDMDIDDCALISVEDAGNTPLTQKKNWSSRRRPTLPVSSTLEELHKIKIKAVQMQMNFAAEEREEGKKIFEVEIKIKNEILKREKIKTRNLFAQMKHRRINRKPT from the exons atgctGAGTGGATTAAAATATCCAATGAATTCAATTCGCAAACCAGTTTCAGCCACAGAAccaaagaaaaatttaaaggcCCAATGGGAaagcttaaaaaaattcacCATAAAAGAATCTGCTGCTGCAAGGCAGTACATGATTCAAACAG gTGGGGGACCTGCAAAGCCTAAATCTGACGACCCGTTATTTACCCGGATCTTGGGTCTTATTTCAACAGTTGCTGTTGGACTCGAAAATCCATATGATtgcgataattttatattaaaagaaaatgaaacattGGCTACAGTTAAAATTCCAGATGTATCAGGCATATTTGTGCCGAACACCACTGTGACCAAGTCAACGCCTCTTGACTTGGATATTAATGCTGCAAATTTTACCTGCGATAATGATAAATCACAAGGTGACTGTGCTGCTGATTGGGGAGACTACACCCCAAAGATGCTGCAATCTCAGAAATCTGCTCCTCTGCGTGCACAGTCAGTTCAGCCTGTGGTTCAGCCAGCTAAATCGACGCCTCTTGCCTTGGATATGGATATTGATGACTGTGCTTTAATATCTGTAGAGGATGCTGGAAATACCCCTCTCACTCAAAAGAAAAATTGGAGCAGCAGACGCAGACCTACTTTACCGGTTTCTTCAACTTTAGAAgagttacataaaattaaaataaaagctgtACAAATGCAAATGAATTTTGCTGCTGAGGAGAGAGAggaaggaaaaaaaatatttgaagttgaaataaaaattaaaaatgaaatattaaaacggGAGAAAATCAAAACACGAAATCTTTTTGCACAAATGAAACATCGaagaataaatagaaaaccaACCTAA
- the LOC125049748 gene encoding 15-hydroxyprostaglandin dehydrogenase [NAD(+)]-like: MDIKNKVAVITGGAIGIGYEIADRFLQKGACVVILLDINEKNGDAAVKKLASKHGNNRAVFYKCDVTTDLEAVWMNIVKKYPSIDILVNNAGIANDKLAKKTIDINVTALIEWSLKYWEHSRTDKSGKGGTIINLASIYGYRVYQFFPVYQASKFAVMGFTKSLGHAYNFKRSGVRVMAICPGFTHTNLVEEVHTFDEVIKKDVKAFLKEQLWQNVDSVGNAVVDVVEKAASGTAWLIEGGKPIKEV, encoded by the coding sequence AtggatattaaaaataaagtggcTGTGATTACTGGAGGTGCTATAGGCATCGGCTATGAAATTGCCGATAGGTTCCTTCAAAAAGGTGCATGCGTAGTAATTTTGTTAGatataaacgaaaaaaatGGTGATGCTGCTGTTAAGAAGCTGGCCTCAAAGCATGGAAATAACCGAGCTGTGTTCTACAAATGCGATGTTACAACTGATTTAGAAGCGGTTTGGATGAATATCGTCAAGAAATATCCTTCCATCGACATACTTGTCAATAACGCTGGAATTGCAAATGATAAACTAGCGAAAAAGACGATAGATATTAACGTAACAGCATTGATTGAATGGTCTTTGAAATATTGGGAGCACAGTCGAACAGACAAATCGGGTAAAGGTGGAACAATTATCAACCTGGCTTCCATATACGGGTATAGAGTGTACCAGTTCTTCCCTGTGTATCAAGCATCTAAATTTGCTGTTATGGGCTTCACAAAGTCGTTGGGACATGCATACAACTTCAAGCGATCCGGAGTGAGGGTAATGGCAATTTGCCCTGGTTTTACGCACACTAACCTTGTCGAAGAAGTGCATACTTTTGATGaggttataaaaaaagacGTAAAGGCATTTCTAAAGGAACAACTCTGGCAAAATGTGGATTCTGTTGGAAATGCAGTCGTTGATGTGGTTGAAAAGGCAGCTAGCGGTACAGCTTGGTTAATAGAAGGTGGGAAACCTATAAAAGAGGTGTAA
- the LOC125049578 gene encoding 15-hydroxyprostaglandin dehydrogenase [NAD(+)]-like — protein MARDVKGKVVLITGSADGLGLAMVDNFLKNDAKLAIMLDFNEKKGLESVAAMKAKYGKDRAVFYTCNVVTDLEKIFDEVIKLGYIDVVINNAGILDEKNIKNTMNVNAIAVMEWTMKFFEYMRNDKGGNGGTIINISSIYGYRVTAHIPYYHGSKFAVMGFSKSIGHEYNYNRTGVRVVTFCPGLTKTNMANHPHVREDATFDDFALELKTNYEWQTADDIGRGMVETFQQADTGSVWLVEGGRPAEKINI, from the coding sequence ATGGCTAGAGACGTTAAAggaaaagttgtattaattacAGGCTCCGCAGATGGGCTTGGACTAGCAATGGTTGATAATTTTCTGAAAAATGACGCAAAACTTGCTATCATGCTTGATTTTAACGAGAAAAAGGGATTGGAATCTGTAGCAGCCATGAAAGCTAAATATGGTAAGGATAGAGCTGTATTCTATACGTGCAATGTTGTTACTGATCTTGAAAAGATTTTCGATGAAGTAATTAAACTAGGATACATTGATGTTGTGATAAACAATGCTGGTATTCTCGacgaaaaaaacataaaaaacacaatGAACGTCAACGCGATAGCAGTGATGGAATGGACGATGAAGTTCTTTGAATACATGAGAAACGATAAGGGAGGAAACGGAGGTACTATCATAAACATATCATCAATATATGGCTACAGAGTTACCGCGCACATACCTTATTATCATGGATCTAAATTTGCGGTAATGGGATTCTCTAAATCTATTGGACATGAATATAATTACAACAGGACAGGAGTGAGAGTGGTAACATTCTGTCCAGGCTTAACTAAAACCAACATGGCAAATCATCCACATGTAAGAGAGGATGCTACTTTTGATGATTTTGCTCTCGAATTGAAGACAAATTACGAATGGCAAACTGCAGATGATATTGGCAGAGGAATGGTTGAAACGTTTCAACAGGCTGATACTGGTTCTGTGTGGTTAGTGGAAGGTGGACGACCTGcggagaaaataaatatttag